GGCCTGCCGATCCGGCACCATGCTGTTGGCCCGGCGCGCACGGGGTGTCTGAGCCGGCACCCCCTTGCCCCGGGCCCCGGCCGAGAGAACACCGAACCAGTTTCTGTCGGATTGAGGTTGGGAGGCGACGCAAACAGGTGAAAACAGGCTCCCCCTCGTTTCTACGAAGCGCGGGCGAAACCCAGGAGGCAAATCATGAACAGCTTCTTCTTTGAGGTGCGTACTTCCAGGCGCATCGAAACGATCGACATCACCCGGAAGATCGAGGAGCGGCTCCCGAGGACGGCGGCCGGCATCTGCGTCGTCTACTGTCCCCATACGACCGCGGCGATCGCCGTCAACGAAGGAGCCGATCCGGACGTGAAGACCGACATCGAGGATGCTCTCACCGCCCATTTCCCGAGCACCGGCCGCTACCGGCACGCCGAGGGGAACTCGGACGCGCACATCAAGTCCGTGCTCATCGGGCCCTCGAAGATCGTTCCGGTCGAGAACGGGAAGCTCCTCCTCGGCCGCTGGCAGTCGATCTTCTTCTGCGAGCTCGACGGGCCACGAACCCGCACCGTCCGGGCTTATGTCATCGCCGGATCGAGCGCTACAGATCCTTCTGCAGAGTATCGATGAACTTGAGGGCGGGGGCGCTCGGCTTCCGCCCTTTCTTATGGAGAATGGCGAGCGGGCGGCTCCACCCGGAGCCGCTCAGCGTGACCGCCTCCAGATGCCGGGTCCGCACTTCCTCGCGGATGGTCGAGTTGGGCACGATCGCCACGCCCGACCCGATCTCCACCGCCCGCTTGATCGTCTCCACGTTGTCGAAGCGGTGAACGACCCGAACGGTCACCCCTGCGCTTCGAAGCGCCCGATCGATCACCCGGCCGGTCGGCGTGATCGAGTCGAAAGCGATGAGCGGATGCCCGTCCAGCTTCTTCAGGGGGACGGCGACCCCCTTGGCGAACGGGTGTTCGGGCGGGCTGATCAGAACCAGGCGATCCTCCCGAAACGGAATCTGGGTGATCTGCGCGTGGCGGGAAGGG
The genomic region above belongs to Candidatus Eisenbacteria bacterium and contains:
- a CDS encoding YjbQ family protein; this translates as MNSFFFEVRTSRRIETIDITRKIEERLPRTAAGICVVYCPHTTAAIAVNEGADPDVKTDIEDALTAHFPSTGRYRHAEGNSDAHIKSVLIGPSKIVPVENGKLLLGRWQSIFFCELDGPRTRTVRAYVIAGSSATDPSAEYR
- a CDS encoding LysR family transcriptional regulator: MLETLKIFVDLIQTESFSRAATRNYLTQSAVSQRIRQLEADLGQQLVVRGRGRMRPTEAGKIFYDASREILDRFAQARDELNRIRHVVSGSLRLATVPSVGLHILPPFLKSFLKEFPSVDLQLDYRRNNEVYEGLLDLSFDLGIVAYPSRHAQITQIPFREDRLVLISPPEHPFAKGVAVPLKKLDGHPLIAFDSITPTGRVIDRALRSAGVTVRVVHRFDNVETIKRAVEIGSGVAIVPNSTIREEVRTRHLEAVTLSGSGWSRPLAILHKKGRKPSAPALKFIDTLQKDL